A genomic stretch from Calonectris borealis chromosome 6, bCalBor7.hap1.2, whole genome shotgun sequence includes:
- the LOC142083415 gene encoding 5-hydroxytryptamine receptor 5A-like, with the protein MAETLSPCTPRGQCQANMGANTSSANVDTNVSSAASVLVGGSAWRGREPFSIFTILVLTLLVLLTVATFLWNLLVLATILRVKAFHRVPHNLVASTAVSDVLVAALVMPLSLVKELSAGRRWRLGRELCLVWVCFDVLCCTASIWNVTAIALDRYWSITRHLEYTLLTRRRISNVMIALTWALSAAISLAPLFGWGETYSPEHERCQVSQEPSYTIVSTGGAFYLPLCVVLFVYWKIYKAAKFRMGGHRRNAVVPLPEAAQVKEASREPQMVFTARHAAITFQTDGETWREQKEKKAALMVGILIGVFVLCWIPFFITELVSPLCSCNIPPVWKSIFLWLGYSNSFFNPLIYTAFNKNYNNAFKNLFVKQR; encoded by the exons ATGGCGGAGACCCTGAGCCCCTGCACCCCACGGGGCCAGTGTCAGGCCAACATGGGCGCCAACACCTCGTCAGCCAACGTGGACACCAATGTCTCCTCGGCTGCCTCTGTGCTGGTGGGTGGCAGCGCGTGGAGGGGCCGGGAGCCCTTCTCCATCTTCACCATCCTCGTCCTGAccctgctggtgctgctgacCGTGGCCACCTTCCTCTGGAACCTGCTAGTGCTGGCGACCATCCTGCGAGTGAAGGCTTTCCACCGGGTGCCCCACAACCTCGTGGCCTCCACAGCAGTGTCAGACGTGCTGGTGGCAGCCCTGGTGATGCCGCTGAGCTTGGTGAAGGAACTGTCGgccgggcggcggtggcggctggGCCGGGAGCTGTGCCTTGTGTGGGTCTGCTTCGACGTGCTGTGCTGCACGGCCAGCATCTGGAACGTCACCGCCATCGCCCTGGACCGCTACTGGTCCATCACCCGCCACCTGGAGTACACGCTGCTCACCCGCCGCCGCATCTCCAACGTCATGATCGCTCTCACCTGGGCGCTCTCTGCCGCCATCTCCCTTGCCCCCCTCTTCGGCTGGGGGGAGACCTACAGCCCCGAGCATGAGCGCTGCCAGGTCAGCCAGGAGCCCTCCTACACCATTGTCTCCACCGGTGGGGCTTTCTACCTGCCCCTCTGTGTGGTGCTCTTCGTCTACTGGAAGATCTACAAGGCGGCCAAGTTCCGCATGGGGGGCCACAGGAGGAACGCTGTGGTGCCCCTGCCCGAGGCTGCCCAG gTGAAGGAAGCTTCGCGTGAACCACAGATGGTGTTTACAGCTCGTCATGCAGCTATCACTTTCCAGACAGATGGAGAAACGTGgagagaacagaaagagaaaaaggcagcTCTGATGGTTGGCATCTTAATTGGAGTCTTTGTACTGTGCTGGATCCCTTTCTTCATCACAGAATTAGTAAGTCCCCTCTGTTCCTGTAACATCCCACCCGTCTGGAAAAGCATCTTTCTTTGGCTTGGCTACTCCAATTCTTTCTTTAATCCTCTCATTTATACAGCATTTAACAAAAATTACAACAATGCCTTCAAGAACCTTTTTGTAAAGCAGAGATAA
- the DDX18 gene encoding ATP-dependent RNA helicase DDX18, with protein sequence MSVSVAAGNLPMRLLRRKIHKRNLKLRQRNLKLRAAEGAVAPPGGAASQGPVEEEMEEAAAAPEVEAAAAGAATEGAEAAEAAGPRGGEEKKRKKKKRKAAANAEGDTETKKAKTKEDGSVEVEDEDKQDSGEKEVEEEEGEEEEVPSLPLGVTGAFEDNSFTSLAGVVSENTLKGINDMGFTHMTEIQHKSIKPLLEGRDILAAAKTGSGKTLAFLIPAVELIYKLKFMPRNGTGVIILSPTRELAMQTYGVLKELMNHHVHTYGLIMGGSNRSAEAQKLGNGINVIVATPGRLLDHMQNTPGFMYKNLQCLVIDEADRILEVGFEEEMKQIIKLLPKRRQTMLFSATQTRKVEDLAKISLKKEPLYVGVDDNKETATVDGLEQGYVVCPSEKRFLLLFTFLRKNRKKKLMVFFSSCMSVKYHYELLNYIDLPVLAIHGKQKQTKRTTTFFQFCNAESGILLCTDVAARGLDIPEVDWIVQYDPPDDPKEYIHRVGRTARGINGRGHALLILRPEELGFLRYLKQARVPLSEFEFSWSKISDIQSQLEKLIEKNYFLHKSAQEAYKAYIRAYDSHSLKQIYNVNNLDLPKVSLSFGFKVPPFVDLNVNSNHGRRIQKRGGGGGFGYQKSKNVHKAKIFKHISKKSDSRQFSR encoded by the exons ATGTCGGTGTCGGTGGCCGCGGGCAACCTGCCCATGCGGCTGCTCCGCAGGAAGATCCACAAGCGCAACCTGAAGCTGCGGCAGCGCAACCTGAAGCTGCGGGCGGCCGAGGGGGCAG TGGCtccgcccggcggggcggcaTCGCAGGGCCCCgtggaggaggagatggaggaagcggCGGCGGCCCCTGAGGTggaagcggcggcggccggagcggccACGGAGGGCGCGGAGGCTGCGGAGGCTgccggcccccgcggcggggaggagaagaagaggaagaagaagaagaggaaagcgGCGGCTAATGCGGAGGGTG ATACAGaaactaaaaaagcaaaaactaaagAAGATGGATCTGTGGAGGTAGAAGATGAAGATAAGCAGGATTCTGGAGAGAAGgaagtggaagaagaggaaggggaggaggaagaagtgcCCAGTTTACCACTGGGTGTAACAG GTGCTTTTGAAGACAATTCTTTTACTTCCCTGGCTGGTGTTGTCAGTGAGAATACATTGAAAGGCATAAATGACATGGGTTTTACACACATGACCGAAATTCAGCATAAAAGTATTAAGCCGCTTCTGGAAGGCAG GGATATTttagcagctgcaaaaacaggcAGTGGCAAAACACTTGCATTCCTTATTCCTGCAGTAGAACTCATCTACAAGCTAAAATTCATGCCTAGAAATG GAACAGGTGTTATTATTCTTTCTCCTACTCGAGAGCTTGCTATGCAGACCTACGGAGTTCTTAAAGAACTTATGAATCATCATGTTCACACCTATGGTCTGATAATGGGGGGCAGTAACAGATCAGCAGAAGCACAGAAACTCGGGAATGGAATCAACGTCATTGTAGCAACACCAGGAAGACTGCTGGATCATATGCAG AACACTCCAGGTTTCATGTATAAGAACTTGCAGTGTTTGGTAATTGATGAGGCGGATCGTATCTTGGAGGTTGGatttgaagaagaaatgaaacagatCATAAAACTTCTaccaa AGCGCAGACAGACGATGCTTTTCTCTGCTACACAAACCAGAAAGGTTGAAGATCTGGCAAAGATCTCCCTGAAGAAAGAGCCGCTATATGTTGGTGTTGATGATAACAAGGAGACGGCAACAGTAGATGGTCTTGAACAG gGGTATGTCGTGTGTCCATCTGAAAAAAGATTCCTTTTGCTCTTCACATTCCTCAGGAAGAACCGGAAGAAGAAactaatggtatttttttcttcatgtatgtCAGTGAAGTACCACTATGAATTACTCAATTACATTGATCTGCCTGTTTTGGCCATTCAT GGCAAGCAGAAACAAACCAAACGTACTACGACATTTTTCCAGTTCTGTAATGCAGAATCTGGAATACTGTTGTGCACCGATGTAGCTGCCAGAGGATTGGATATTCCTGAAGTTGACTGGATTGTCCAGTATGACCCTCCAGATGATCCAAAA GAATATATTCATCGTGTTGGTAGAACTGCCAGAGGCATAAATGGTAGAGGACATGCTCTGCTCATTTTACGACCAGAAGAACTGGGCTTTCTTCGTTACCTGAAGCAAGCTAGG gttccaCTAAGTGAATTTGAATTTTCTTGGTCAAAAATTTCAGACATCCAGTCTCAG CTGGAGAAACTGATTGAGAAGAACTATTTCCTTCACAAGTCAGCCCAGGAAGCATACAAAGCTTACATTAGAGCTTATGACTCCCATTCTCTGAAGCAGATCTATAATGTCAATAACTTGGATCTTCCCAAAGTCAGCCTTTCATTTGGTTTTAAAGTTCCTCCGTTTGTTGACCTCA ATGTGAACAGCAACCATGGCAGAAGAATACAGAAAAGAGGTGGAGGTGGGGGATTTGGTTACCAGAAATCGAAGAATGTCCACAAAGCTAAAATCTTCAAACACATCAGCAAGAAATCAGACAGTCGGCAGTTTTCTCGTTAA